The window CGCCCCCGTAACTGGAGTACTGCAGCATCCCTCACGAATCTAAACTTTTCTGCCTAGCTTGAGTAACTTGGGTTTCACTCATTCCGTGCACTACCAGGTTATAGTGCTTCAATTCCACAGATGTTTAATTAGTCCTTTTTGTCTCCCAAGTTGTCCGGAAATTCCATGTCCATATGTAAATTGTCAGTCCGATCATTAGGATGGGCATCGATCTATTGACTTCCCAAGGATCTTGGCTTTCACCGTGAAGCATCATAAATCTTCCAGATGAAGATCCTTCAATTCCTGTGACAGAGCTTAAGTGGTTTAAATGATTTCTCTGGTTGACGCTTTTTTAGCGAGGTTGTTTTCGGAGGGCTGGATTTGCTAAGTCCATTCGCATCTCTCCTCTACCTGGTCTTCGGACCGGCAGTAACATATGAAGGGCTATATGTAGAGTTCTCGGTTCTTTCTTACTTAAGGAAATGAGTAAGTGATCAAGCATCCAGCACGAGTGTTGATTGGGTGCGATCAAAGTGAGAAGCAACAATGTCTGAGGTCGGGCAAGGAGTCAACCTGTTGTTCTGAATATTAATCAGCGATCTATCACAAAACCTTACTTGACCAGAACCTGACTGCGTAGACGATATCAATTGGTGAACACTTGGCAGATACGAAAGCGAGTCATAGCGTTAAAGAGACCTCGTACTGATGGAATAATGGACATAAAAGAACTATTTGACATACAGACTCCAGAAATGTTCACTTATGTTACTTGTGTCAGAACGGAGCATCAGGTCGATTATTTCGGTGGTCTCCGCCTTTCTAAAAGCCCGAAGGATTGTGACTTGGGATCCGATGTTGATAGAAGCATGCACACCAACAACAACTAATCAACGGGAGTAATCGACACCAAAACATACCTCCATTTTGTCTGAAAAGACATAACATGCCTCACAGTAAGTGCGTGGACGGGCAAAATGCAGACAATATGACAAAAAGACACATCATATGAAAACAGATTTTGAAACTTATGACAGTCAGGGAGTTAGGGAGAGATAAGAAGTAATCTTGTAGTGATATAAGGCAAGAGAAAGAGGCCAACGAAGACAATACTCGAACCTCTATAGTGAACTTCAAAAGCCAACATATGACGAAGCGAATTTCAAGGAGCTGACGCTAAGGTAAAATCACAATAAGTCTAACATGGAACACTTTACGAATCGATGGGACTACAGCTCAGTAGTGGCGTGTTTCAAGGGGAGAACTGTTGCAATTGACATCCTGGTAGACAATGatcataaataaaatactaTCTTTGAACTGCTTTCGACCGAAAAAACGAAGAATCacaaaaaatgaaatttaactGTTGATGATTTCATTCCACCAGCAATTACACATCAGTACATATCCACACGAAAAGTTGTTTGATTCGTGACTATAATGAACGTCATCTTTACTTCTAATGATAGACCCACCAAAGCGAATGAATAAGTGCCACAAAATCGAAAGTCAGTGTCAGTGAACAAGAGTTGATGGTTCAAACGCTTCAACTCTGTTAACAAGACTAGTTAACCATATGTTCATCATATCATATCTGTCCATTTATCTACTCATTCAGTTTATTCTGTCTAGGTGACCGAATATTTTATTGGCCTTGGTTCTTATCCTTCCTCTGTCTTTTTTTACATTCTAACTCAAAAATCCTCCACAATACAAGAAATCACTCAGCTCTCCGTTGTTACCCAAGGTCCAAACAATCCCCCCTCTCCAGAACAAAATAAGTGACCTTCAAGTCTTTGAGCAGATGATAATTTTATTGGTTTCACCAGGTGTACCCTCAGTTAAAAGCCTTTGGTTAAGCACCTTCATCAAATCGCGCTTCAGTACGCTCTGGTGCTCCCCTCTGACACAAGCTAGTCAGCTTACATTCCATACACCACAATACATCAAACCAAAATTCAAATGTATCTATGTATGACACTAGCTTTGATTTCTGATTTGAACGGCTCTGGAATCATTACATACCAGAAGATTGTGGAAAGTAGCAATACTGAGCATTATGTATCTATGGCTTCTGTACACGCACAACATACTAACATCCAAATTACTTCCTAATTAACTAAAATTAGCGCAAACAAATGGCTGGAATCTCTACACTGGAGGATGCTAAAGACATAGAGCCGCACCCTAACATCCAGAAATAAGCCCAGAGAAATTAACGGGTTCACAGCAATTTCTCACAGAGATATTCGATATTGTATTCTGCACTTCAATGACCTTGAAATCGGGTTGACTGTACAAATGAGTGATACGACCGTTAATTTACAATTGAAGTATAATGGTCAGCCGATTATCATTGACTGTTTATCTCGTGAGCACAATGTTTCTGACCTTAAGGAAGAATTGTTCAAGTTAACTAGGGTTTTACCGAAGAATCAGAAAATTCTAGGTCTCCGGACAACAAACAGTTTGTTCGTACCAGCTTTTAACATTCCTCAACTTCATAGACGATCCTGTTGTCGACTCAACAACATTATCATGTCTTGTTTTGAAACCCGGGACCAAGTTAATGCTTATAGGATCTACCCAGGAGGAAATCGTAAATTTGACCTAGGTTTATGATTTCCGTTAGCTTAAGGTTAATAGTACGGAAGATAGTcctgatgttgttgatgatttCGATTTCAAAGAAGAAGACATACAACTGTGTAACGTGTAACTTCggtgaatttaaaataaatttgtagTACAGAAAACATAGAGAAAGTTGCAAGACGCTGTAAAGCCTACCGTCCACGAAAATTGTCTGAATTCAGAGATGGTAAGAAGTTGCTTGTTCTGGATATAGATTACACAATCTTTGGTAAGTTCTCATCTTTACAGACCAAAAGTTTCATGTACTTCTGGTTAGTATGAGTTATTCAGCTTTCACGTAGTAGCTTGTTGATCTTGAGGGGTTGCTCTGTTATTTTAATATGAATCCAATATTATGCGCTTTTAAAGTGGAAAAGAAATCTTAGGGTTTTTTATTTTGACTCCACGCTAATCtcataattttaaagttatatGCAAATAGTATTATCAAGATTTCTGCGAATACAGTTTAATGTTTCTGATGGAACTCTTAAATCAGTGCTCACAATCAATTTAAACCTACGCATTTTATTAATACTATCAAACATTGTCAACTGTTCGTTAATAAAAAGTTCTTACTGGCTTGTAACAAGGATCAAACATAGAAGGTTCTCCTTTGAAGTGGCAAAATGATTTGTGTTTAAAGTTCAATTTAGAATATCTTAAGTCATCAATACCTAGAGGCATAACTTTAATGTCAAAACCATCAAACAAACCATAATCATCCGCCTTATCGTCTTTAAAAGTAATATTTTCATGAGAAAAAATTGGCTAACTAAACGTAGATTTGGATTTCTCTGTATGTTTACCTAGTCCTGCAGGCGATTATGTAAATATCGCAACGAAACAATCATAACTTTAGTTAGTTGGTGATTAATTTTACTGCACTATACTGAGTCCATGATGTGATTTGCTGATATATTCAGTCCATTGTGTAAACAAAGAAATGAAGTTATTGCAGCCTAGTAACATTCGTTGCCAATCCAATAAGCACTTGAATTTAGATTGAAACAAATTGGTGAAACAGAATTATTCTATACAACATCAAGTAAAATTGGTATAATTTGATTCAATGTAGACAGTTCTTATTGTGGCTTACCTAGATAAGTAGGCTAAGTTTACTTCCATGACGGCAAAACGTGTTCAATCTGTTTCGATTCTAACTGCATGTCGTTGTAAGCAGCTGGTTTTTCATGAGATAATCCATGAGTTCTAATTTTCGTGCTTGACAGCTTACgaataataaatagttatttACCATTGTTCCAATTCCCAATTGTTACAGTTTTAACTCAATATCTTCCTACTTATCAAAGTAAGTTGATGTATCTGACcagtttatttttagcaataaCGTCATTTCTCACTAAATTATAGATTACATTTTGTGTTTGTATAAATAGATCATCTTACACCAGCTGAATCAGTGCATCAATTGGCTCGTCCTCATTTAATAGAATTCTTAACACGTGCATATGTTCATTATGATATCGCAATATGGTCTGCTACGAGTATGACATGGATCCTGGCAAAATTAGGTCAGTTAGGTATTATACCATTGCATGTAGCCAAAACATTTCAACATCGAAATAATATGACTGGCAGCACAAGTTCTACAAATGACGATTCAGTGCCCTCGGAAGATTTAAATCCAAGTGATGATCAGTACAATAAATCGTTCCGAATAGCTTTAATTCTCGATTCCTCGGATATGATTAGTGTTAAATTTACTGAACATGGTATCAAAGAAGTGAGTGTTGTTTTGactttttagtaatttcagttaACTACTAAAGTAGTTGACCATTTATCTCACTCTTCGTTTACTAACTACTGACTTTTAGCGTGCTTCTGTTAGATGTAGTTTGATAATATGGCGGACATTTTAGCAAATGTGGCTTCTAGCTTTGTGCATAGATCTTCATCTGAACTTTGTATCctttattttgaaatatctatCTTGTACGGATCGATTTTCGCGTTACAGTTCAAACCCATTTTCCATTATTTTAAACTAGTGAGtagtttcagtcagtcagctacaacgtaggaccaggtgcatacactcatcggtccaagttaccacacctcattagcacaagatgagtGATTTAGTTAAATATTACAATGTTCGAGCTTTATAGACACATTAAACGAATACTTGTTCATTTACTGGATGATATGTGACTTCCTGCCACTCATTCAGTAATCTCTGTCAATCTACGTGCATTCTGAAGAGAGGTAGTCAATTGTTAACTAAAACACTCAAAATAACCCAAAATTTACTTTTAAAAGtgtatcatttaaaatataaggAATTAGTGAAAACCGTTTATGAATTAATTCTTGGTGTGTACTAGTTgagtttcatttttttaaaacgcTGTAACTGGACATTTTTGCCAAATAAAGTTTCTTACAGAGAATAATCGTATATTTACTCATTACagtcaaattattttatattttgttagaCAAATACTATTAGATCAAATACATTCCATGAAGCTCATTGccatgaaatgaataaaataagagATCTGggtcaaataaattatttttatttgtcttTTCCAACTCTATCAATTATCTTATGCATAATAAGCTTGATGTTTGTgttaaaaaattatttctttagGTTTCTTAAGCTGTTTGTTCAATACTTATGTTAAATACCATATTGAGTACTATTGTCAATCCTATAACATTCAATACAGATAATTTGTATATGCACTGGAACGGGGAGAGTCCTATCTCTtgaaatgctcccacatggtCACTCTTATACAGCTTTTGCCAGGGAaatcttactcactgccttctcgcaacgggggtgttgtttttcaaattgagaggacgaaaaacgagtGTCTAGCGCTTTGACTGGGTTGGTAGGTATGGAGGATTCACTTAGGACAGTTGGAAAACCTtaattccaaaccagtggtgcacatagGTTCCAGAAGCCTTCAGGAAAAATCAcgtgtgaacctattgttggtcacggGCTACCATGGGATTTCACCTCctaacattgctccactgccttttggattagacctctaggtgaAAGACTCgtgggtgtggctccctaagaagaCCATCAGCCTGGGTCTGGTCGTTCGAACAGTATTCCAgtcttcacacaaatcgaatgataagGTGTGGTCCATATGcattggtgcctctttgtactgatgtttatgtgtttaaataaacacaTAAATTTGATACATAAAGTCATGTATTTATCCGTCGCGTCTTAAACCCTGAACTGTACTatatgaaattatatatatgatgTATAATCCACTTATTGTGTGTGATGATTAGTAAAACTAATCAGTTACAGCTGTCAAAGTGCAAACCTACCACTCTTCGTTTAAAATCGGTTTTTTTAATCACTAAAtcactgtttattttttaataaagcattaaaattcttttaaaaaaacgGACTAGTggttatttttgattgaaatgatAACTGTACTATTACTCCTTGAACAATTAAAAACTGTGTTGATTAGCAAATGTTAATGTTTCAATAGGATTTTTCAAAGAACTTTTGTAATAACTAGACAGATTACTTAAACCACACATAGATACATAGACATATAAATATATTGTAATTATTGCTTTATTTTAGGTTAAACCCTTAGCTGTTATATGGAATAATCACCCTCAATGGGGACCGCATAACACAATTATGTTTGATGATGTCCGTAGGAATTTTATCATGAATCCACAGAGTGGATTAAGGGTAAGGTGATCtcgtttttctgtttttttttctggcTCAATATGTCTTAATAATGATTGGTGTAAAAATGTATGTATAAAAAAGGCGCTTATATCAGATTACTGATATGACGGGAGGATAGAAATATTTTTCGTGTGATGCGTCATACTACTATAATACGACTAGTGACCGAGATTATGTTATCACTAGACTGGATACTCTGTTGATAGGCTGTGCGCAGATTGGATCATGTTATACTAGATACACAACTCATGACTAAATATCGAAATTCAGAGAATAGAATAGAATCTACTCAGCGCGATTACAAGCATTTAACACAGTGAGTCCAGAGTAGAAATGGATAATGGGAGAAAAATGTCACAAGTAATAGTAGACCAAGTGTTTTTCAGTCCACGCTCATCGGTCGATCACATTTACTTTCACTGACCATACATCAATTAACTGTTAAATATTAGCATAAAAGTTACATAATAAAAAGACAAACAGACGTCAGCATATCGCCTGACACAAGTGTGCATTAGCGAAAGTTGCCATACCTGATTCCCACAACGAGTTGTAAATAACAAAAGAGGTCGAAATAATTGTAGTAGCAACAATAAAATGTAAGACTAAGTCTTAGGAATATAGTTCGCAAAAAAACAGGGTGGAAAGAGATTCATGAAGGGATACTGAAATTCACGTCATATAACTCAGTCTTCAACAACTCAGTTGGAAGTTTGATCACTTCTACTAGACTTGCAGATAAGGAAGTCCCAACATCAATGTAAGTGGTAGTTCATTGATTAAGGCGTTCAACTTTCAGCTACTAGGTCGCAGTGTTGAATCTTGTTGCACTTAGAACTGAGCAATCGGGTAGTACAGTAATTCTTACTCTTAGGGTATTACTTGAATCTGTACATGGTAAATAAGTTGATACTGTAGGGACAGTTGTTGTATACAAATGCGATTTATATCACTTCATTTTTAATATTCTTCTCATAGATTCGTTCATATCGTGATGCTCATGTGAATTGTTCGCGCGATCATGAATTATTACGTTTGATCAAGTATTTAGAATTAATTGCTTTAAATGAACAAGATTTCACTCAATTAAATCATAATCATTGGGATCGTTATGTACATAAACATCGAAAACAATGGGAAGCATTAAAAATTAAACGAAAAAAACAATCGAAACTTTGTCGAGACAATGAAACAAGAAATAATCAACCATTTGTTGTACAGTCATCTACTTCATCCTCATCTCAATCGTCCATTTATGCATCTACAATTAATAGTAATAACGTTGTTTCTGTTCCAGTCATTTCTTCGTCATGTACAGTACATGAACCAATGGAAGTTTCATCAAGTTCTTTGTCTTCTAGTCctaacaatactactactaataacacTACTACTAGTTCATTTACTAGTGGTCAAAAACGTGTACATGACAAAAATCCTGATGATAACAATCACTGTGTTGATACAAATCAAACATATAATATGATTAAAGATAATCTAAATAAAGGAGATGAGGATCAATAGTTCTCAAAGAGAATACTAATATAATATGAACAGAAAATTCAGTCTGTTTATTCTTATATTCTCTATAATGGAGGGTAACTTTTCCCATATTATGGTGATGATGATCACATGTTTTCAGTTACCTGCTTACTTCaagtaaacaaaacaaagaaaacaTATAAATTTGGATTTTTTTCCCGTTAACTGTAATTATCACTTACGCATGTAtcatacatttatatttattagttaatCTTATGGGATGTTCAATTGTTCATTGTTGGTTTGGGTAAACTAGGTCTACATATAACCCCGCCTGGGGCCCCcctggggctactgccagttTCAAGCCCGGACAAAGGAGGAtggttgggcatgggattaaCGACCatatcccatagaaaactaactcgctaaagaagtgctaaccagaaaaaataattcaaaacactTAAACTCTATCCTGGGAGTTAGGAGGTCTTCACTTAGAAGtgctatgacgcctcatggtgaaagccgggttccttcggaagtcacgagttctgacaaccagagcaatcaTTAATTCAGGCACGTAGAATACTCTTACGATGTGGgggaccgggagagtcttccaaattgctgctgCAGGTCTACATatcttttcacattttacttatgTGTCACTGGTCGGTTTAAAATAAGAGTTTTAAGCAAAAAAGGGAAGCTTTTTGTAGAGGAATGATCTCTTTGCTGTGTTATTTTTGTTAGATAATTAGTGTATGTATTATAATGAAAGGAATTTTATGCAAGAATTGTATTGATTATGAGATATACGATCAAACACTTGACTTGATTGTGGTCAAACGATGGCAATTGTCCAATAATTCTGAGTTATTGATACAAAACTCCGTAGTTCAATGAAAGAATTTCAAAAGACCATAACTAGTCATCAAAGTATGAGCCATTCTATACAATAAAGTACTACGACACcaaatattttatatgaaataaggTTGGTGAGATTTATTTGACTTTTAAGTGACTATTGGACTGTCAGGTACTGTAGATCATTCACCAACTTATGAAATTAAGACACGACAGGTTTACTTGTCACCTATTACACTGTGATGATGCGTCCAACTATGAGATGGCACTCATCTGTTAACTTATTATGAGCACATTCGATGATATATGTCAGTTGTGACCCGCTTAGCTTAATTGTAATGTTTTGCAATGTGACAGAGGATCATTGgtcatttattctctgaagaagtgacttacactaagtcacgaaacgtcagaaaatccaattttctactcattgggatattacaaatatattatttttatttatgacaGGATCAGTTCCCACAAGATACTAGATATTAATAGACGTTTTCTCCTACTATATTCAGTATACTGTAGTTTTGGGATAACAGCAGTTAACGGTCGGTTACCGGCAGGAACTGATTTACCATTAAGAGCTCAACATTTTGTGATTTTGACCGATGAAATAAGATTTTCCCTACTTCACATGCTGATTGATGGAGTATGCGAACATGGATATACCACATTCCTTTTCTCATATATCATCTTAAGGTCAAGTGGTAAATGAGCGATACACTGTAAGTGATACACTATTGGAAGTTGGTCAAGTACTTTACCAAGATCCCTGCCTACACATTCTTGTTTGGGTCACCAGGACAATCTTATACATGTGGTGTATGCAACTCATGAAGTATGTAGCACCAAtgagaagtggaatgcctgttagcataagattgaaataaagagaataaGAAGGGAAACAGAGAGAAGTTGTAATAACAGTGAAATTGGAAGAGTTATGAAACATATAAAGGACAAGtgaaggaagatgtgcaaataatgtgtggttttcatattttatgaatgcactctgtaattttgcattgaaTAATGAATTGGTTTTCCCCAGTTCATCAGTATAAGTGGTAGTTCAGTGATTAAGGCGTTCAACTACTAGGTCGTAATGTCGAGTCTTGCTTCACTTACTTAGAATAGGTGTTACTATATCGTTTGAATTGTCATTCCACTGgataatttgttctatttttgACTATTTTCTTACTGTGACTTTAAGTTGGTCAAAAATCTAAATTGAAGCATTCTATTTTTACTAAATAATGATGGTTGTTTGAATTCTCAAACTAGGTTCCGATGCTTCTGAGACATAATGTGCCTCTAAAGGATGAAGGATAATCGTATTTATTGCCTGTTGTTGTTATAGGAATTTTACTCTGTTATATATCGAACACTTTATATTGATTACTCATAATCAAGTTTATGTGCAAAAATGACAAATCAGTTGGTGAGATTATGAGTCCCCATCTATTGAGTTTGGGCATATGTTAGGTAACCCCAACCACTGCCAGTCTTGACGTGTTTGGTTTCTTTTCCTTTCATCATGGGCATCAATGTAACTTCGACtcattttctattcattttgcTGTGCTAATTTGACTAGTTCACATTTATATCTATCAGAATGATAATCGGcgcttaatttatttaatatttttaatagttgaattcatgagtcgattaaaactaaatcaccatggaaaacgtggaagcactggacggtcgtttcatcctagtatggaactcacTAGTGACCGATTTtatgaggtatttcctggagttctagtgagaagctgtggcCAGTAGAGTCCAACCGTGTCTTTTGTAGAGGCAGTTACTCATTGTAGACAATCGTGGATGgccgcgcaatttcgtggattgattaaagttagacattaacaccgttgggattcaggctcagtggtctagaggataGTTCtgaggtcctgtgttcgaaccCCGTATGTggtactttttatttatttaaacattggtacaaggaggcacagAACTAGTATGCACCACACTTTGCCACTCGATTTGCGTGATGTCTGGGATACTtcacgggtgcccaaaccgaagcaggtggtttccatAGAGGGttacacccggagcctttgacccaagggtctgatccacaaggcagtggagcaacattaaGAGATGCGGCTCTATGGTAAccgatgaccaacaatatgttcatacgccattattcccttaggatcctgaagctaatgtgcaccattggttttgaatcatgTTTTTTCAACTCCCTTCTGTGGatcttccatatccaccaacccggttaaagcgtcaaACATTCACATTTacttctctcaatttcgtgaataacaccctcaccacgagaaggcagtgagtgggacttctctggtagtagttgtatgcacgtggcatcatgcgggatcgtggatgcacacgaCTGAAGAGTCCTATTCTTTATCGAAACGTCAGCTCATTACTTCCAAGTTCTTAATGATGACCTAACTTTGATCGACTCATACACCCAACGATTAGAAacctactacaatctccacaccGCCCCCTCCCCATATTTAATAATTGTATGTAATTCTGTTTattctttctttaaaaaaaagggaATTTTATTTTGCATAAGCAACTgcattaaataaattttgtaatatataatctaaaatgaattcattttgattGTTATGTAATATGATAGATTTGAAAAATACTTGGATACTTAATTGTTTTAaccaatttttattaaaatgaattaatttctcataGAATTGATTCATTAAATCATAACGTAAATGAGTAGAGAAGATtgtggttgattgattgattgtagtTTGAATATGACCTAGACAATAAAGGAATGTATTCGTTATTAGAATTTGAAGaatataacatttaaaaaaacaactgcAAAACAGCATTTATTCTTTAATctcgaatgtccggtgctttttATTCGGGTTGGTGAACATATAGGgaccacttaggggagttggaaaacgaTGATTCgaaatcaatggtgtacatgggttccaatatcctgaaagaacaaatggagtatgaacaaatcgttgatcaccgacaaccattggactgcatctcctgacgttgctctactgtcttgtggatcagatctttaggtcgaaggcttcgtGTGTGGTTCCATAAGAGAAccaactgcttcggtttggCCATCCAGTCAGTATCACGGCCCTctcacaaatcgaatgatttatgtggcggatatatatttggtacctccttgtgccaatgtttatatgtttaaatgaataaataataaatcattttctaTATTTGGTCGTAAATCGTGTATTCGGTATAATATGATTCAGTCTTTGTATAGCTTATCGATTGAGTATCTAATCTGATGATTCTAAACTATCGATTACCGGTTGTAATATTACATGTCAGTAGTATAAAATAGCAAATGAAAAGTATTTATATTCGACTGTTTTATCGCTATAGTTGTTAAGTTTGCTTACGCACACTGTCATTACTCTCTACCCATTAACTccttttgtttattgatttatactacttattattattcagtaaatatttgtattttcagAAATTTATACACATATGTTATAGCTCAAGTTTATCGTGTAGTattctaaatttattttaacacatagatattggtacaaggaggcaccgaatacatatgcgccacacaaatctcatttgatatgtgttagggatgtgatactgctcgggttcccaaaccgaagcaggtggttttcttaggaggccacacccggagccttcgacgtgaaggtctgatccataaggccgtggagcaacattaggagatgcagttctgtggtaaccggtgaccaacaatatgttcatacgccattttccCTCAGAAACCTGGAGCTactgtgcaccattggttttgaatcatgTTTTTTCAACTCCCTTCTGTGGatcttccatatccaccaacccggttaaagcgtcaaACATTCACATTTacttctctcaatttcgtgaacaacaccctcgtcacgagaagacagtgagtaggacttccctggcagaggctatatacgcgtggccatgtgagagcattatgagagggagagaggactcttcccactttcggccgtacctgagcatttgggggctatattctaaaatatttacatatacttataacatttatttcatttatcatcATAATTACTGTCTCTCGATCTTTGTAGCAGCTATTTTCAGTTTATCGATATCGAGGTAATATGCACATGTGTcattaagagactgatcaattgcactcCTAAACATccatgggaagattcaagtaaacaataccaaatgaatttaaaatccACCCCATTTACAGAAGCAAGTGCTTATTAGGACGCAGCaaataagtggataacacgatggcgtttgaagcgaatg of the Schistosoma haematobium chromosome 4, whole genome shotgun sequence genome contains:
- the UBLCP1_1 gene encoding Ubiquitin-like domain-containing CTD phosphatase 1, variant 2 (EggNog:ENOG410V69N~COG:K), with amino-acid sequence MSDTTVNLQLKYNGQPIIIDCLSREHNVSDLKEELFKLTRVLPKNQKILGLRTTNNDPVVDSTTLSCLVLKPGTKLMLIGSTQEEILKVNSTEDSPDVVDDFDFKEEDIQLCNVTENIEKVARRCKAYRPRKLSEFRDGKKLLVLDIDYTIFDHLTPAESVHQLARPHLIEFLTRAYVHYDIAIWSATSMTWILAKLGQLGIIPLHVAKTFQHRNNMTGSTSSTNDDSVPSEDLNPSDDQYNKSFRIALILDSSDMISVKFTEHGIKEVKPLAVIWNNHPQWGPHNTIMFDDVRRNFIMNPQSGLRIRSYRDAHVNCSRDHELLRLIKYLELIALNEQDFTQLNHNHWDRYVHKHRKQWEALKIKRKKQSKLCRDNETRNNQPFVVQSSTSSSSQSSIYASTINSNNVVSVPVISSSCTVHEPMEVSSSSLSSSPNNTTTNNTTTSSFTSGQKRVHDKNPDDNNHCVDTNQTYNMIKDNLNKGDEDQ
- the UBLCP1_1 gene encoding Ubiquitin-like domain-containing CTD phosphatase 1 (EggNog:ENOG410V69N~COG:K), coding for MTWILAKLGQLGIIPLHVAKTFQHRNNMTGSTSSTNDDSVPSEDLNPSDDQYNKSFRIALILDSSDMISVKFTEHGIKEVKPLAVIWNNHPQWGPHNTIMFDDVRRNFIMNPQSGLRIRSYRDAHVNCSRDHELLRLIKYLELIALNEQDFTQLNHNHWDRYVHKHRKQWEALKIKRKKQSKLCRDNETRNNQPFVVQSSTSSSSQSSIYASTINSNNVVSVPVISSSCTVHEPMEVSSSSLSSSPNNTTTNNTTTSSFTSGQKRVHDKNPDDNNHCVDTNQTYNMIKDNLNKGDEDQ